The genome window tgtATGAATGTTCTGAGTATGAACAATAAATAGCAGGGGCTAGAAATTATTAccagaaaaaatagaaaccaaatacTTTCACGGGGGGGACAAAGAATCTGAATGTACATggaatattaagaaaaaggaattggTTTAATCAAAATGGTTAATTtcaaatctttccattttaagtCATGTGGGTCcaatttataattgttttcaCACAAAAATATGTTTCCCAGTTTGCGGTCTGTGTGACTTTGGCACTGGGCatctgagaaacagagaaaaaaattcttttgtcaTTCTTTCATACTTTACTAGCTTTCTCCTCTGTACATGAATACATGTTAACAACATCTACCATTAAAATCTGTGCCACAGAGAGGATTAATCACACCTATAGGTGACTGTACTCTCAAGGCAATATCCGCAAGAATCATGTATGGAAAGGTATACAAATACAGATGGACAGACCTGAGAAACAGAgcacaacacaacaacaaaagaaaaccagactGCGTAAGTGCCAAGGAGTTTGTGCAGGGCtcgaaacaaaacagaaatccacCTGGGTCAGAGAGGTATGGGGTTAATTTCTCTTGCTGAGGCTCAGGTTTCCCCTGGATGGGTCTTTAACTTTCAAGTTCAAGTGGAGGAGCATCTTCCTTCTTTGTTAACCAAACATGCCCAGGTAGAGCTGTCTCTCCTTCTGATGGTAGCTACTGAGTTCCGACTGTGTTAGCTGGAGGTACCGTCGGACATTGGCATCTTAGGACAGGGAAAGAAGGCAGTTAGAGGCAGTTAGAACACAATCACACTTTGGGGCAGGAAAGGATTGTTCACACActtcgtttgtttgtttacaacTTTTTCTATAGAAtcaggtattttctttttagccATGGCCGAAATTCATAAATGGGCCCTTTAAAATGTTCAGAGCAAAACATACTGATTATAATGTGTGTAAGTAGCAGAATAAACATATTCTCTGGGAGAATAAGTTTGTTCCGATTTACAAAGTATGCACAGTATTTTTACTCTCTAGAGCCCAGGAACCTTCCTGTGAAGAAACACACATAATGATGGGTATCAGACTTTAGCGGATACTTTAACCCTTCTTCGTTGAGGCTTCTTCTCTACCTGAAGTCGTGGGATTTGTTCTGCCGTCTTCAGGTCGATctctggggtatttaggatgatttgatgaTTATCTAGTTGGATTTGTGGGATGAGGTGAGCCTAGGGTCCCCCTACTCCGCTGCCACCCCCCCcatacttctgtttttaaaaatctttctaagaTCTGAATATATTATAACTATTCCTTTTAATAGTAAAGCTCATTCATTAATACCACTGcgaatttttcaaaaaatttccgTACAGGAAGAAAAATTTCTGTACAATCAGGGCTGGCTGGTTGttaatttgaaaggaaaagagtTTGAAAAAAGAGCTGTTGTCACAACTACAGAGACTCTGAAAACGCTTATACATGGTTGGCAGTTCACTTCCGTACTTGAAGGTATGAAACACGAACAAATGCGTCATGTTTTAGGTCTTTATTCACACTAGCTTTCCCATTCATTTGTTCtatgattattatattttatacttagatttcatttttaagtaatctctacaccgaaCGTGgtgctcgaacttacaaccccaagatcaagagttacaggctctactgactgagccagccaggcgcccctccaccccatccctATTTATTCAGGCAGTTTTTGCTACATTGTTATGTTTGGGGACCCTCTGCTTCTAACATCTCCTAGCTGCTCTAAGCCAGAATGCAAAACGGGAGACAATTTTTAGAGCGGAACCACCAGCACAGGAGTCTATAACCCACTTCACAATATCCTTGCTTCAGAAACAAAGAACCAAGTCTCAAATTCTCTCTCAGCAGGCCTGCCCTTTTTCTAGGTCATACCTGGGCCTTGCTGAGCTAAAGGATAAAGTGGCAGCTTTTAAAGCAAAGGCCAGACCCAGCGGGGGGCTGGCAGAAATGAGGCTCATCAGGCCCATTCCCTGGAATCTAGATCCTATTTTATTTACAACCTCGGAACTGAAACTTGAAAGACAATGCTTATTTAAAATCTCTTTGGGGGAAGGCGGGGACATTCTAGATAAGCCTACTGAAGCAGAAATACTTCTAGAGGGTAAACAATACTGTTTTCCCCTGCAGGCAAGAATGCAAGGATAGAAGGGCGGCCAGTTTACCAAGCAcctctttctactttttgaagTTTGAACTACGTGAATGTGTTACTGCCTAGGCAAAAACATAGAAtaaactgaaaaagtaaaatcaaatactccctgctccccagcagaGACCACCTCCGCAGTGCAATCTTATCTGTTCTCACCACCTCATCCCCTTCTCTCACCTTTTGGCTGCCTGTTGACAGCAGCCAGGAGGTACTGCTGAGCCTGGTCGTAGTCCTGCAGATGGAAGAAGGCTACTCCAGCCCGATACAAGGCCTTGGCATTATCAGGTTGTCGTTCCAGGACTTTCTGACTGTATTCTTTCACTCGTTCATAGTTCACTGGCTCCATCTGAAGGAGACAGGCTAACAggccaaagggaaaggaagaaagacagaagagGGAGGTGGGGCTTACTCCACTTAGTTCCACGGGCCAATGGGAGGCAGCACGGGAGGACAATACCAACAGTATTCACTCATCTAAAGCATTTAAGTGTCTATCAGGTGTCAAACAGTCTTCCCGCAACACTGGGGTTGCAACAGCAAACAGAAGCTTTACATACCTTATAAGTGACTTTAATAGCTACCAAATGCTTACAATGTGCCCAGTGCTGGGTTAAGCCCAGTTCTAAAACTGGTAGGAACATACTTCGAAAggtatttaaaattcttcttcattGTTTCGCTTCTACCCCAGTGTCTCTGTCTCGAACCTCCATTTCATAACAATTATTGTACtgcatctttttaatttttattttaataaagattttatttatttatctgatagacactatgagagagggaacacaggcaggaggagagagggagaagcaagcttcccactgagcagggagcctgactcggggctccatcgcaggaccctgggatcatgaccatagccaaagtcagacgcttaacgactgacccacccaggtgccgccaTACTGCAGCTTTATAAACAAAGGTTGCCATCAATTGTGTGAGGAAATAGCAAGCACTATGCTTTGTGCTCCATAAGAACATtatcccaggggtgcctgggtggctcagtgggttaaagcctctgccttcggctcaggtcatgctcccaaggtcctgggatcaagccccacatcaggctccctgctcagtggggaagcctgtttcttcctttgcctgcccCTCTCTATCCCGCTCACCCTAACAAATAAACataacctttaaaaacaaaaacaaagattatCTCGTTTAATCTTCTCAACCACTCTACGAAATTGGTCAGTGTTACTATCTCCATGTAATGGACAAAGAAATCAAGGCTTGGAGAGATaaaagtaacttgcctaagatccCACAGCTTCCAGATGGAATATAAAGTTTGAACCAAGGTCTCTCTGATTCCTAaaccatctttctctctctctctctttttttttaagtatattttcttttttgttgttttttatctctctctctctctttttttaagattgtatttatttatttgacagagagagagagagagacaggtcaTAAGtctgaggagaggcaggcagagagaaggggaagcaggttccctgctgaacagagagcccgatgcggggctcgatcccaggaccctgagatcacgacccaagccaaaggcagaggcttaacctactgagccacccagatgacccccAAACCATCTTTCTTGATAATATATTACTTCACTATTACCTTGGTATATATAAGGAGTCTTCGAAATACAAATCTGTTTGTGAGCCAATGTTCAGCCTTTCTATAATTAAGAAGGGAAATGTGTTCCCTATTTCATTACCATAGGAATTAAACACAGTATTATTTAATCATGGTgctgagaagaaaggagaatcAGGGCTTCTGAGGACAGTAAAGGGCCCAGGCTTACATCTGCATCCCTTCTACAATACCCCCACCAAGTGGTCATATGGCTTATACTTGACTAATCCATCAATGTAGCTTCATTCATTATTGGACAACCGGTTATGCATATGTTAGACAGAGctaggagcagcaggaagaggaacGAGACAGACATCTTGATGAGTAAACAATACTTGCATCCTAGCCCCCGAGCaggaagaaaatacaataaacaaatgaatttttagaagcattttcaggaaaacagaacTGTGCTACGATAGAGTGAATGAAGTCAGAGTGATGCTTGATTACACCAGGCCTCTTGAAGAAAGTGACTTTTGAACTAGGATCTGAATGACCAGGATCACAGGGACAGGACATGCTAAcctagagagagaagaaatccTACAAAACTAGAAGGTAGAAATAAATATGCTTTGCAAGTTCAGTGCACGGAGGAGCTGGACCATGTCTGGCCCTACAGGTGAGGGTCAGAGTTTGGCTTTTTTCCTAAGTGTAATGAGATACCAATGGAGGATTTTCCGCAGCGACACGATCTCATTTCcttacctgcaaaatggggataatcataaGTACCTGGCAGAATTTTTATGAAGATGAGAAATATTGTAAATAAACTGGGGTGACAGGCATTCAATGAGCAGAAATGGTGAACTGAGTAAGTCTTTACAGAGCATTCCCCAAGCACCTCCAAGCAGAAGCTCTATGGATGACGAAGCTACAGTCTTTGCCTTTGGGTCCATGGACAGTGAAAATATTCGCTGATCACTCTCTTTAAAAGTAATGTTCCCATGCCTGTGGCACTCACTGTCCCCATTCTCTGCTTTATTCCTTTCCCCAGCACTTACCATCACTTCATATATTAAGTACGTTACCTCCTTATTTGAATATATGTTCCACGAaagcagctttttctttttttaaagattttatttatttatttatttacttgacaggcagagatcacaagtaggcacagaggcaggcagagagagagagagagggaagcaggctccccggtgagcagagaacccgatgcgggactcgatcccaggatctcgagatcatgacctgagccgaaggcagcggcttcacccactgagtcacccaggtgccccagagcagcTCTTTTCATCTGTCTCATTATCCTCCCATATCCTTGCTACCAAATAAATGTTGAATTGAATGACTTGAAACATTAGCTACTATAATTACTATTATTGGCATTTGAGTCTAAGAATTGCTCTAGACACACACTGGTAACAAAGCTAGATTTTCATCAAATCATAAGTGAAAACTATTGTagtgaaaaaaatcacctttaaatAACAGTcatgggggcactgggtggctcagtcggttaagcggctgcctttggctcgggtcatgatctcagggtcctgggatcgagccccacatcgggctccctgctcagcggggaatctgcttctccctcttcctctgcttgttgctctgcctacttgtattctctacctgtcaaataaataagttaaatcttaaaaaaaattaaaaaaaaataacagtcatTAAGTATAAAAATTAATCCTAATAATTTCTATGGCCTCGGCTGGGACCATTAGAATGcttcaatatatttcaaaataatttcattagcACTATGATTATGTTGCCTGCCACAGAACAGACCTGAGAAGTTTACTTTCTTTTCACAGATTAATCTTAGTGATACTAACTCTGCCATCTGTTTCTTCATCCAAGGCCATATGGAGATGGTTGACACTAGTTATCccagagctgattttttttttttttaaatattcagagagagagagagagagcgaatgagagagagagcacataagcaaagggagagggagaaacagataccccgccgagcagagagagcccaactcaagatttgatcccaagaccgagggtcacaacctgagccgaaggcacatgtccaaccaactgagccacccaggtgacccgcTGATTTTTTgggggaaagattttatttatttgaggggcgcctgggtggctcagtgggttaagccgctgccttcagctcaggtcatggtctcagggtcctgggattgagtcccgaatcggggctctctgctcagcggggagcctgcttcctcctctctctctgcctgcctctctgcctgcttgtgatctctctctgtcaaataaataaataaaatcttaaaaaaaaaaaaagattttatttatttgagagaaagagaatgagtgcgggggagaggcagagagagaagcacactccaGCTGAGCAGAATCCCAGTTaggcccctgggatcaagacctgaggtgaggggcgtctgggtggctcagtggcttgggtcaagatcctaggatcgggctctctgctcagcagggagcctgcttcctctcctctctctctctctctctctgcctgcctttctgcctacttgtgatctctgtcaaataaataaataaaattttatttttttttttttttttttttttttttttaagattttatttatttttttatttgacagacagagattacaagtaggcagagaggcaggcagagagagagagagagaggaggaagcaggctccctgctgagcagagagcccgatgcgggactcgatcccaggaccctgagatcatgacctgagccgaaggcagcggcttaacccactgagccacccaggcgcccaataaataaaattttaaaacaaaagacaaaacaaaacaaagcaaaaccctgaggtgaaggcagatgcttaacagcctgagccacccaggcgcccccaagagcTGATttataggaagaaggaaaacgTGGAAAAGTCCAAAACATCTAGTAATGACTGACACCACAGGGTAAAGCAAGTGGCTTCTTcctatattttacatattaaagaaACAATGCCATAAACATAAGTTCAGTGTTTTTTCCAGAACGTGCAAAATTCCCTAAATCTAACCACATCCCCTAGGAATCTGTTAGAAACACAAATTGGTAGATCCTCCTCCCACCTCACATTACACCTCAATTGGAATCTGGGGGGGTGGGGCTCAGTTAAACTCTCCAGGTGAAGtttgagaagcagggagccctagaGATTGGAAATACATTTCAATTCATGGCAGAATAATTACATGACAGAAGAGCACGTCTGTGTTTTTCCCAATGTTCACAGACTTTCACGTGCCTGCCTGATACTGTACCCGCCCTTCAGCCCTGTTCTTACCAGCTAGATTGTTGTAGCAGTCTGTCTGCGTGGTCTGCAGTATGTTCTCCTGCTCAGGTGTGAGGGCCGGGCCCTGAGGTCCTAGATTGGGTATCGGGGAGGGCAGATTTGGATCCAGACCCCGCAGCTGAAGCAGAGCTCGATGGTACCTACTTACAGCATCTCGGTACTTCCCTTCTCGGTAACGCTGGTTCCCTTTCTCCTTGTACAGCTGAGCCTCCTGCAGGCGTTTCTCCATAACTCTGCCTCCCCAGAGCTCTTGCGGAATCGGGAAGTGAAAGAGCAACTGAAGCTCTGAAGACAGGAGCGAATAACTAATTGAGGTAGCCGGTCTGAGAAGGCAGGAAATGCCCCTTCTCCAGGGCGCCCCCCAAGGAATGAGTTTCGCTTGTTTCTTCTACAGCCCCTTCCTCTCTACTCTGCAGTATTTTTCGATCTCTAGACGTACAGGAGTAATCAGGCAAAGGATGTGGGAAGAGTAAAGCCAGAGACTAAGTGATTTCTTAAAGAGACAGAGGGGTGGACAGGCCCTCCCGGAAAATCAGAGGCCGTCCCAAGGAACTGTGGCAGGCGTGGGAATGCCGGCGGATTTTGCTTCCTCCTTGCTTTTGGACACACCTCCCTGACCCGGAAGTGAAAGGGAATAGGCGGGGACAACTGCAGAAAGAGGGCTACAGGGCTGGCCGCCACCCTGGCTCTTTATTTGCACGTATTCCACAAGCATTTGTTTCTATCTGCGTCAGAAGCTGGGAACCGAGCTGAATGCGTTCCGTGCACCCAAACCACAGGCATAAACTGACGCGGCAGCACAGCAGCTCAGTGGCAAATCCCCCAAGCCCCACGGGCAACCGCTCGCCCTCTGCAAACGCCCAGGCACGGAAGTCTCCTCCTCGACTTCGGTTTACGGGCGGAAGCACCTACAGTACCGGGGCCAGAGTCCCGACAGTTTGGTGTCTAAACGGCAGCGCGCATTGCGCCACGCCGTCCAATCACAAGCGGCTTCGAAAAAGTAATCCCGCAGAAATGACCCCGCCTCTCCAGGCCCCTGCGGATCAACCcggggctgggggggcggggaatcTCCCGGCAGCTTCGCCAATTGGAAGAATCCGGATGATCACGCACGACCAATCAGAATTGCAGATATCGATTCAAGTTGGCCAATAAGAAAGCTAACAGACGAGGTCCGAGCGTGTGTTGCTGGGTAGAGAACTTGAAGGATTTTGAGAAGAGGGCCAGGGGGTCACAGTATATTCCTTGGTTTGGGGAAGCCCTTTGTGTACTAAACAGAAAGACAATTGCTAGTAGGATTTCAAGTTGCAACAGCTTCcctcctggcttttttttttcttctcaagaagCTGCCGCACGTATAGATAGTAGGGAAGAAAGACTAGCAAGCCCTAAGACGACAGCGCGATCGGAAACCAGCCGGGAGTAAGGGTGGTGACGGGGTAGGAGGGGCGTGTGGGAAAGGAGCTTCCCGGCGGCTGCGCAGAGCCCGCGGCTGGAAGTACGGGAAGGCGGGCGCGCACACCCCTCCGTGCTACGAGGCACTTGAACCGCAGCCAGTCCCCGGCTCCGGCTCCGGTGCGGCTGCGCGGTGAAACCGCTGGCGGCGATTGGCCGAGGGGTGAGAGGGGGCGGGAGGTAAGGGGAGGGAAGTCCGTCGTCCTCGGCGCGCCCGCCCGCGGCAGGGGAACCGTAGGGCTGTAAGGGAAGCAGTGCCCCGCTGCGTTGTTTGGGGCTCCGTGAGCcgaaggggggaggggagcagtaGGGAGAAACAAACACTACGTAGCGGAGGCTGCGCGCGGCCTTCGCTGCCTGCGTGCGTACGTGCGTGCGCTCGCTCGCGCGGGCTCAGTGCTGGCGCGTGAGGCggaggcgggcggcggcggcgcctgCGCGGTCGGGCTCGGTCGACGGTTCGCAGGGGAGGAGGCGGCGGGAggcggaggaggcggcggcgATGGAGGTGAAGCGGCTGAAAGTGACCGAGCTGCGGTCGGAGCTGCAGCGGCGGGGCCTGGACTCGCGCGGCCTCAAGGTGGATCTGGCGCAGCGGCTGCAGGAGGCGCTGGACGCCGAGATGCTCGAGGACGAGGCCGGCGGTGGCGGGGCCGGGCCCGGCGGGGCCTGCAAGGCGGAGCCTCGGCCTGTAGCCGCGTCGGGCGGTGGCCCGGGCGGGGACGAGGAGGACGacgaagaagaggaggaggaggacgaggaagCACTGCTTGAGGACGAGGACGAAGAGCCACCCCCTGCCCAGGTCTCGGGCCAGGCCGCGCAGCCGCCGCCGGAGCCCCCGGAGGCGGCAGCCATGGAGGCCGCGGCCGAGCCTGATGCTTCCGAGAAGCCGGCGGAGGAGTCCACGGCGGGGTCAGGTGGGGTAAATGGTGGCGAAGAGCAGGGCACCGGCAAGGGGGAGGAAGACGAGCCGGAGGAGCGGAGCGGGGACGAGACGCCGGGATCTGAGGCGCCGGGTGACAAGGCCGCAGAGGAACAGGGTGAGGAGCTGGCAGCGGAGCCCGTCTCCAAACTGCCCCCGACCCAGCACCCAGCTGTGCACCGCGGGGTCCGATTCCCCGTTCTCACTTGCCTGAAAGCGCAAGATTCCTATCGCCTTCTGGTGGGACTCCCCAGGGGAGGTGGTGGTTTTCATTCTCTACCCACCTTTCTGGGGGGTTTGGCTGCCTCTTGCGGCCCTGCTCTCTGCAGGAGGGAGGTTCCTGCCTAACTTGGTTCCTGGATTGGAAGTGAGCGATTTTGCATGCGAACTGCATGTGAGCTACCTGTGGAGCAGCTTCCCGCGGTACTGGTTATCTTTTCCAAAAGCGGGAATGCGCTTAGAAATTGGCGATTACACGGACAGACCGCACTATTGGGAGGCTTTGGCCTTTGGGTTACCTGACTATTGATATTTCCgccttaaaaatattaagcaatAAGTCAAGTTCGCCAAAGTTCGCCCCATCACTTTGCTTGGAGCTTGAACCACACAGTAAATCTGGAAGTCTAACCTTGCTCCTGCTTTAGCAGCCAGTGGTGTGAGGGTGTGGAGTTTAATAGTTAACTAGTGAAGCGAAGGTCTTAATCTAGTGCGTTTAGAACTGACCAACCCCCTCGTAGAGGTTTTATCTTACCTGAATTCTTATGATTAAATTTTAATCTTCCCACTGAGTCCGTGGATGGGCAAATTTGGGGATTTGCCTTATACTTGGTCAGCCTTATACATTTTAGGTCCCTGACTTCCTGAATTGAAAAGATTGAGGTGTTTGTGGCTTCATTTGAGTAACCTCAGAAGAGAATGTGTAGAGTCGCCCCAGGGAGTTAGTgacctttcttcttttgaattgGTTGGATGGTGAGAGCTGATCCATACCTGTCTGTCAGAGTAGGTAGGAAAGCTAGAGCTGCTTCCAAGTCTTACTATGAAGTGGGTTGTCTTAGTTTttataacagattttttaaagctgCTATTAGTAATCATGGTATAATTGGAACCCATTCTAAGACAGTCACATGCAACTTGCAGATTGTTTGTTCTATGTCCTGGAACAAAAATCCCATTACATAACCTTTGACTTAACATGTATCCCAAATAGCAGGTAAAAAAGGTTGAGAGATAAAGGGCtgctttaaagaaattattattaaatatctttgTGTTGCAAATTACCAAAGTCTAAGGAAAAATTCCAggtatttttcccccctctggcaGAGAATGTTGCTAAATATGTGGCAACACCTTTCTGCCCCAAATTACGTGCAGTAGAGATGCAGTATTATTTATGGGTCTCTTGTGACTTAATGGTTTGCTCTTGGCAACTTTCAGTAAAAACGCACGGTAAAAATACAGCTGTGTATCTGCACCTGAGTCTGTTTGGTGTATAAGTAAAAGCTGTGAATGGCTGTGCATTCTAAGCTAGAAAGGCAAACTCTTTAAAATacgtacacacactcacactgaGGCATCTATATCATGAAGCTGTGGAACAGTGTTGGAAAATGTGTATTAACTGTCTTGCTTATTTCCAAATCTAATAATCaagaatcaaaattaaattaacctacgaagtttttaaaaagacttaggGGATTTTTAAAGATGTCATATTGGTGGGAAAATCTGCAAGTTTGACCTGATTTAAGCAGATAAATTTAGAATGCAAAAATTGTCCAATTTTTATCTACTGCTTGACTCTAATTAGCCCATAAGGTCCGtcccttcttttttctaagaCAAAATACCATCTAGTGACAGGAAGataatctttagaaataaaacattctatGGATGTAGTGGGAATAACCTGGCTGTTCTCATTAGACGGATTCTCAGCTCCTCCTTTAGTTGCTATTGGTTCTGAACTTAATCTACATTCCAAAATGAAAACTGctgattttctttccctcctttttgtAGGAGATGACCAAGATAGTGAAAAGTCAAAACCAGCAGGCTCAGATGGTGAGCGGCGGGGGGTAAAGAGACAGCGGGATGAGAAGGATGAACATGGCCGAGCTTACTATGAATTCCGAGAGGAGGCTTACCACAGCCGGTGAGGGAAACAGTCCCTTTCATTGAAAGGAGTGTCTGTTCTGATTTTGGTATACCTGATGTTGATTGGAGAGTTTGGAAAGAGGGGTGGATTAAAAATGGAATAGGTTTTTTATAGGCATAAGTATTAGATCGGATCTGCTCTTGAAAGCTCCTGttgttgttttctcatttgttgaAAGCAGCTGTCTCCTGGAATTTTATATTCACTGATAGTTGACATTTTACAGACATTTTACAGACACCCCTCAAAGAAGAGGGGTTTGGATAcaccatttgcttttctcttctacCCACAGCTCAAAGTCTCCACCACCCCCCGAAGAAGAGGcaaaagatgaggaggaggatcaGACTCTTGTGAACCTGGACACGTGTATGTATAAGGCAGAAGGTTGGGGTTTTCAACCAGTCAGATGTGATTTGGGATATTAAAATTTCCTGGCCTGCAATTTTTAAGAGACTTAGCAATGGGAGACTTTGTATCCATTCTTGACAACTAGGTGTATTTTTGTTCTGTTGGTGGCTTTTGAGTGTTGAGCTTTGGAATAaacagatttccttctttctaacaGATACCTCGGATCTCCATTTTCAAGTGAGCAAAGACCGCTATGGAGGGCAGCCACTTTTCTCAGAGAAGTTCCCCACCCTTTGGTCTGGGGCAAGGAGTACTTATGGCGTGACAAAGGGGAAAGTCTGCTTTGAGGCCAAGGTAGTATATGCAGTTCATTAAgaccattcatttattaaattattcattaaaCTACTATGTATTCAGGTCCTGCCCACCAATATTGTATTAATGCAGTAAAAGGCCCCACGTTTTAATGATAACCTTAGCTCCAATAACCAAGAAATCGATCTCTCTAGCTTTGGTTTAGGTTCATTGACAGCTGTTATTCTGATGTGGAGTTATGATAGTAGTTTTCAGTTCATGTAGAAGTCTTGTCTTTCTAACTCAGACTTTGCTCCTGCATTGGTCAGAGTATCTGAGAGTTCCTTTTCTGACTTGACCAGGTAACCCAGAATCTCCCAATGAAAGAAGGCTGCACAGAGGTTTCTCTCCTTCGAGTTGGATGGTCTGTTGATTTTTCCCATCCACAGCTTGgtaatgttatttttaacttaatcGTTGTGTTTGCTGCCGTGTTGCTTACTCCATAGGAAATTTGGGTGTAGGTAACTAATTTGTTCACTGTTCTAGGTGAGGATGAATTCTCTTATGGTTTTGATGGACGAGGACTCAAGGCAGAGAATGGGCAGTTTGAAGAATTTGGCCAGACTTTCGGGGAGAATGATGTCATTGGCTGCTTTGCTGTAAGTGCTCCTAAAAGTTGTGGATTCATAGCAAGGAGTGGGTAGAGGGCACTCGGGATTCagtttgcccccccccccccaagtaggctccatgctaggcaggAGCCTACTTCCTTTGCTGTATTTTCAGATTTCTGAAAGCAGGTAAAGTCTGGAATGTATCAGTGAGTtcattgtggggctcgaactcatgactgagataaagacctgagctaagaGTCGGACGCTAAACCCACTCagctacccaagtgcccttcAGTTTGCTTCCTGTCAGGTCTTGTGTTCTGTGCATTTGATGCATTGTTTGCTTAGTTGTGTTTAGCAGtctgagttctttaaaaatattgtaagatGTAATCAGTCTCAAACCCTGTAAAGTCACAAACGCtcttgtttgttgttattgtagAATTTTGAGGCTGAAGAAGTAGAACTTTCTTTTTCCAAGAACGGAGAAGACCTAGGTGTGGCGTTCCGG of Mustela nigripes isolate SB6536 chromosome 1, MUSNIG.SB6536, whole genome shotgun sequence contains these proteins:
- the TTC9C gene encoding tetratricopeptide repeat protein 9C — encoded protein: MEKRLQEAQLYKEKGNQRYREGKYRDAVSRYHRALLQLRGLDPNLPSPIPNLGPQGPALTPEQENILQTTQTDCYNNLAACLLQMEPVNYERVKEYSQKVLERQPDNAKALYRAGVAFFHLQDYDQAQQYLLAAVNRQPKDANVRRYLQLTQSELSSYHQKERQLYLGMFG
- the HNRNPUL2 gene encoding heterogeneous nuclear ribonucleoprotein U-like protein 2, with protein sequence MEVKRLKVTELRSELQRRGLDSRGLKVDLAQRLQEALDAEMLEDEAGGGGAGPGGACKAEPRPVAASGGGPGGDEEDDEEEEEEDEEALLEDEDEEPPPAQVSGQAAQPPPEPPEAAAMEAAAEPDASEKPAEESTAGSGGVNGGEEQGTGKGEEDEPEERSGDETPGSEAPGDKAAEEQGDDQDSEKSKPAGSDGERRGVKRQRDEKDEHGRAYYEFREEAYHSRSKSPPPPEEEAKDEEEDQTLVNLDTYTSDLHFQVSKDRYGGQPLFSEKFPTLWSGARSTYGVTKGKVCFEAKVTQNLPMKEGCTEVSLLRVGWSVDFSHPQLGEDEFSYGFDGRGLKAENGQFEEFGQTFGENDVIGCFANFEAEEVELSFSKNGEDLGVAFRINKESLAERALLPHVLCKNCVVELNFGQKEEPFFPPPEEFVFIHAVPVEERVRTAVPPKTIEECEVILMVGLPGSGKTQWALKYAKENPEKRYNVLGAETVLNQMRMKGLEEPEMDPKSRDLLVQQASQCLSKLVQIASRTKRNFILDQCNVYNSGQRRKLLLFKTFSRKVVVVVPNEEDWKKRLELRKEVEGDDVPESIMLEMKANFSLPEKCDYMDEVTYGELEKEEAQPIVTKYKEEARKLLPPSEKRTNRRNNRNKRNRQNRSRGQGYVGGQRRGYDNRAYGQQYWGQSGNRGGYRNFYDRYRGDYDRFYGRDYEYNRYRDYYRQYSRDWQNYYYHHPQDRDRYYRNYYGYQGYR